In a single window of the Bacillus clarus genome:
- a CDS encoding glycosyltransferase family 39 protein has protein sequence MKQILRIWAVILFTSVILMRFFYVSPFAATWDEVDFALALKQYDILSMQPHFPGYPFFILGGMMTHLFIENPVKSLGVFNAIMALSAVFPMYKIARRYVSQTSALIVVAVLQTSGYFSILVTQSMSEGAALAIVWWYIWSIERAFRTKNFQAQFWPFFFFALLMGIRLSYAPLGIALLLLLWQQWYEEKWRCSILLCTAILSQLVWIGALVWNIGGITGLWKISFGFVEGHFTEWGGAITETSEPLVSRLFRLLFENIVFAGVGIHSYFLTGFFLIFLFLFVLQRKNVRFYPKFLIVLAIVYFLWNLFGQNIDKPRHSYPIVAMLLCVLAISWLKRYRGIVLLLFATSQLIVSIPLMKEQQTEVPATYQLGSYLEGKQQPLIVYTWEETRIMEYLQVLYEHKRFYTYDYFLQDKKYHKNDTIYVTNHLIEGFQKQGINIEGQVEKEAVFYSNRLFDPVYHKIILYKWKKDVVAK, from the coding sequence ATGAAACAAATATTACGTATATGGGCAGTTATTCTGTTTACGAGTGTAATTTTGATGCGTTTTTTTTATGTAAGTCCATTTGCAGCGACATGGGATGAAGTTGACTTTGCCCTTGCATTAAAGCAATACGATATATTATCGATGCAGCCCCATTTTCCAGGTTATCCTTTTTTTATCTTAGGGGGAATGATGACGCATCTTTTTATAGAAAATCCAGTGAAATCCTTAGGGGTATTTAATGCAATTATGGCCCTAAGTGCGGTATTTCCGATGTATAAGATAGCACGTCGTTATGTAAGCCAGACGAGTGCTTTAATTGTGGTCGCTGTATTACAAACGAGCGGATATTTCTCTATTTTAGTAACGCAGTCTATGTCAGAAGGGGCAGCATTAGCGATCGTATGGTGGTATATATGGAGTATAGAAAGAGCTTTTCGTACAAAGAATTTTCAAGCTCAATTTTGGCCATTCTTCTTTTTTGCACTATTAATGGGTATACGCTTATCATATGCACCATTGGGGATAGCGCTTCTTTTATTATTATGGCAGCAATGGTATGAGGAGAAGTGGCGATGTAGTATTCTACTGTGCACAGCTATCCTTTCACAGCTTGTTTGGATTGGTGCACTAGTTTGGAATATCGGTGGAATAACAGGATTATGGAAAATCTCTTTCGGATTTGTAGAAGGCCATTTTACCGAATGGGGCGGTGCGATTACAGAAACGAGTGAGCCATTAGTTTCACGTCTCTTTCGCTTACTTTTTGAAAATATTGTATTTGCAGGAGTTGGCATACATTCATACTTCCTTACAGGTTTCTTTCTTATATTTTTGTTTCTATTTGTTTTACAACGGAAGAACGTACGCTTTTATCCGAAATTTTTAATTGTTCTGGCAATTGTATATTTTCTTTGGAATTTATTTGGACAAAATATTGATAAACCTCGCCATTCGTATCCGATTGTAGCGATGTTACTTTGCGTACTTGCTATTTCTTGGTTAAAAAGATATCGTGGTATTGTATTGCTGTTATTTGCTACAAGCCAGCTTATAGTGAGTATACCGCTTATGAAAGAACAACAAACTGAGGTACCGGCAACGTATCAGCTGGGATCATATTTAGAGGGAAAACAGCAGCCACTTATTGTATATACATGGGAAGAGACGAGGATTATGGAATACTTGCAAGTGCTATATGAACATAAACGTTTTTACACATATGACTATTTTTTACAGGACAAAAAATATCATAAAAATGATACGATATACGTTACAAATCATCTTATTGAGGGATTTCAAAAGCAAGGGATCAATATCGAGGGACAAGTTGAAAAGGAAGCAGTCTTTTATTCCAATCGATTATTTGATCCTGTTTATCATAAAATTATTTTATATAAGTGGAAAAAGGATGTTGTTGCAAAGTGA
- a CDS encoding FMN-dependent NADH-azoreductase, producing the protein MGLFSSLFGKKQENERVEENKTMSKVLFIKANDRPAEQAISSKMYETFVSTYKEANPNTEIAELDLFELDLPYYGNIAITGGYKRSQGLELTAEEEKAVATVDQYLNQFLEAEKVVFAFPLWNFTVPAPLITYISYLSQAGKTFKYTANGPEGLAGGKKVAVLGARGSDYSSEQMAPMEMAVNYVTNVLGFWGITNPETVVIEGHNQYPDRSQQIIEEGLENVKKVAAKF; encoded by the coding sequence ATGGGGTTATTTAGCTCATTATTTGGAAAGAAACAAGAAAATGAAAGAGTAGAGGAGAATAAAACAATGTCAAAAGTACTATTTATTAAAGCAAACGATCGTCCTGCAGAACAAGCAATTAGTTCAAAAATGTATGAAACATTTGTAAGTACTTATAAGGAAGCAAATCCTAATACAGAAATTGCTGAGTTAGATTTATTTGAATTAGACCTTCCATACTACGGGAATATCGCTATTACAGGTGGATATAAGCGTAGCCAAGGGCTAGAATTAACAGCAGAGGAAGAAAAGGCTGTTGCTACAGTCGATCAATATTTAAATCAGTTTTTAGAGGCTGAAAAAGTTGTATTTGCATTTCCGTTGTGGAACTTTACAGTACCAGCACCGTTAATCACATATATCTCTTACCTTTCTCAAGCTGGTAAAACATTCAAATATACAGCAAATGGTCCAGAAGGTTTAGCTGGTGGCAAAAAAGTGGCGGTATTAGGTGCTCGCGGTTCAGATTACTCTTCTGAACAAATGGCTCCTATGGAAATGGCTGTTAACTACGTTACAAATGTTCTTGGATTCTGGGGAATTACAAATCCAGAGACAGTAGTAATTGAAGGACATAATCAATATCCAGATCGCTCGCAGCAAATTATTGAAGAAGGTTTAGAAAATGTTAAAAAAGTAGCTGCGAAATTTTAA
- a CDS encoding FTR1 family iron permease: protein MQLQAFLITFREVLEALLIVGIITTYLKRTDSKQYVKYVWLGAGLAVVASYIVALIFQVVFTGFAAMGSEMYLKISIIFVSAILLTQMVFWMAEHSKNMTANMENKMNQYITAGNIIGMVVHSFLVVLREGVETVFFFAAITGGNIGEAMKGWGAISGLLIAAVVSFLFFKGTMRISLKVFFKVTGAFIVLIAAGLLVQGISMLQDLKILGSVMPHVYDITWLLPEHPIDYAHYLRDHGTAPLLSGDIGIFLKAFLGYSSMPSLEEVLVYIGYFVVLYMLIIFKKPVKKKQTIIEENKSVS from the coding sequence TTGCAACTTCAGGCATTTCTCATTACATTTCGTGAAGTATTAGAAGCGTTGCTTATTGTTGGGATTATTACGACATATTTAAAGCGTACAGATAGTAAGCAATATGTGAAATATGTTTGGTTAGGAGCAGGGCTTGCGGTTGTAGCGAGTTATATTGTTGCTCTTATATTCCAAGTTGTGTTTACTGGTTTTGCTGCTATGGGTAGTGAAATGTATTTGAAAATATCCATTATTTTTGTTTCGGCCATTTTGCTTACACAAATGGTATTTTGGATGGCAGAACATAGTAAGAATATGACAGCCAATATGGAAAATAAAATGAATCAGTATATTACGGCTGGAAATATAATTGGAATGGTCGTGCATTCTTTTCTTGTTGTACTTCGAGAAGGGGTAGAAACAGTGTTTTTCTTTGCAGCGATTACAGGAGGGAACATCGGAGAAGCGATGAAAGGCTGGGGGGCTATTTCAGGTCTGCTTATTGCAGCTGTTGTTAGTTTCTTATTCTTTAAAGGAACGATGCGTATTTCACTCAAAGTATTCTTTAAAGTAACAGGAGCATTTATCGTCTTAATTGCAGCTGGTCTTCTTGTACAAGGTATTTCCATGCTGCAAGATTTAAAAATACTAGGTAGCGTTATGCCGCACGTATATGATATTACATGGCTACTGCCAGAGCATCCAATTGATTATGCTCATTATCTTCGTGATCACGGGACTGCACCACTTCTTTCTGGTGATATCGGTATCTTCTTAAAAGCATTTTTAGGGTATTCCTCGATGCCATCTCTTGAAGAAGTACTTGTGTATATCGGATATTTTGTTGTATTGTACATGTTAATCATCTTTAAAAAACCTGTTAAAAAAAAGCAAACAATAATCGAAGAAAATAAGTCAGTAAGCTAA
- a CDS encoding heavy metal translocating P-type ATPase translates to MTDKKEQKASCCHTHSPSDSSSAPTKEEIKKVNSSCCSSKKKIPIVPVTTKDASNCSSNTDNVKTETAKETSSCCSSKKEIPIVPVVKKTSCCSNNTDPAKTENESSGSCCGPKPEKVSSCCSSAFAIQKEEVTSKSSCCSDSSSEDTSPHLDTPKIKGDDVQTYVVNGMDCGACALTIEKHLQNVSGVEEVRVNFATGKMQIRHNRNVEEIIKEVSNAGFEASLAGARRNATPVSKSKNTTLILSGLFLALGFLGGFTNTPPLLITLLYAASILIGGYKPAKSAFYAIRSKALDMNVLMISAAIGAALIGQWLEGATVVWLFALGATLQNKSIERTRESIRGLIDLAPSEAWVQIGTELIKKSVDDITVNTTIVVKPGEKIPLDGKVIGGTSTVNQAPITGESIPIDKQIGDSVYAGTINEEGSLEITVTNLVEDTTLSRIIHLVEEAQEKKAPTEAFVDRFAKLYTPIVFVLAIGVMIIPPLLSMGSWMDWIYKGLELLVVACPCALVISTPVAIVSAIGNAARNGVLIKGGTALEIAGSLNAIAFDKTGTLTEGKPKVMHIRSLDCTENEFLSIAATIEEYSNHPIAKAITTYAKEHQIPIKKGTDFRTIVGKGAQVTIDEETYYAGNAALYKDVRASLQMWNEPIREMQRIGQTVILVGTSKVILGIISVADSIRPTTYETIQELKRAGIQETVMLTGDNEGTAEHIAQKAKVDLYFANLLPEDKVHSVKHLQSEGKTVAMIGDGINDAPALATANLGIAMGGAGTDTAMETADIVLMADNLEKLPYTMKLSRKALHIIKQNIWFSLIIKFIALAFIFPGWLTLWIAVLSDTGAALIVILNSMRLLRNK, encoded by the coding sequence ATGACAGATAAGAAAGAACAAAAAGCAAGTTGCTGTCACACTCATTCTCCCAGTGACTCTTCATCAGCTCCTACTAAAGAAGAAATAAAAAAGGTAAATTCATCATGTTGCTCTTCTAAAAAGAAGATTCCCATTGTTCCAGTTACTACAAAGGATGCTTCAAACTGTAGTAGTAATACTGATAATGTGAAAACAGAAACAGCAAAGGAAACATCATCATGTTGCTCCTCAAAAAAAGAGATTCCGATTGTTCCCGTTGTTAAGAAGACTTCCTGCTGCAGTAATAACACCGATCCTGCGAAAACAGAAAACGAATCTTCTGGTTCTTGTTGTGGACCCAAACCAGAAAAGGTATCTTCATGCTGTTCTTCTGCATTCGCCATACAAAAAGAAGAAGTGACATCAAAATCTTCTTGCTGTAGTGATAGCTCAAGTGAAGACACGTCACCTCATCTTGATACTCCGAAAATAAAAGGTGATGACGTACAAACATATGTAGTTAATGGCATGGACTGCGGAGCTTGTGCCTTAACAATCGAAAAACATTTACAAAATGTTTCTGGCGTAGAGGAAGTTCGAGTTAACTTCGCTACAGGAAAAATGCAAATTCGTCATAACCGAAATGTAGAGGAAATTATAAAAGAAGTATCTAACGCAGGTTTTGAAGCCTCTTTAGCAGGAGCACGTAGAAATGCAACACCTGTATCAAAATCCAAAAATACAACTTTGATTCTCTCAGGGTTATTTTTAGCTTTAGGATTTTTGGGAGGTTTTACAAACACACCACCTCTTCTTATTACCCTTCTCTATGCAGCGAGCATTCTAATTGGTGGCTATAAACCTGCCAAAAGTGCCTTTTATGCAATAAGAAGTAAAGCACTGGATATGAATGTTCTCATGATATCTGCTGCTATTGGCGCTGCTCTAATTGGTCAATGGCTAGAAGGTGCAACCGTTGTTTGGTTATTTGCATTAGGAGCAACTTTACAAAACAAATCTATTGAACGTACACGAGAATCAATTCGTGGATTAATTGATTTAGCACCCTCAGAAGCATGGGTGCAAATTGGAACTGAACTTATAAAAAAATCTGTAGATGATATTACGGTGAATACAACTATCGTTGTGAAACCTGGTGAAAAAATCCCATTAGACGGCAAAGTTATAGGCGGAACTTCTACTGTAAACCAAGCACCTATTACTGGTGAATCTATCCCAATTGATAAACAAATTGGTGATTCTGTATATGCAGGAACAATTAATGAAGAAGGATCTCTTGAAATTACAGTAACTAACCTCGTTGAGGATACTACATTATCTCGAATTATTCACCTTGTGGAGGAAGCACAAGAAAAGAAAGCACCAACAGAAGCATTTGTGGATCGTTTCGCAAAACTCTATACACCTATCGTTTTTGTATTGGCAATTGGCGTCATGATTATTCCACCCCTTCTTAGTATGGGTTCATGGATGGATTGGATTTATAAAGGACTGGAATTGCTTGTTGTCGCATGTCCTTGTGCTTTGGTTATTTCAACTCCTGTTGCAATTGTATCTGCAATTGGAAATGCAGCAAGAAACGGTGTACTCATTAAAGGTGGTACGGCTCTAGAAATTGCGGGTTCATTAAATGCTATTGCATTTGATAAAACAGGTACATTGACCGAAGGAAAACCAAAGGTCATGCATATACGAAGCTTAGATTGTACCGAAAACGAGTTTTTATCAATTGCAGCGACAATCGAAGAATACTCCAATCATCCAATTGCAAAAGCAATTACAACATATGCGAAAGAGCATCAAATCCCTATCAAAAAGGGAACTGACTTCCGTACAATTGTAGGAAAAGGTGCGCAAGTAACAATAGATGAAGAAACATACTATGCTGGAAATGCAGCCTTATATAAAGATGTTAGAGCTTCTCTTCAGATGTGGAATGAGCCAATTCGAGAGATGCAAAGAATTGGTCAAACAGTGATACTCGTCGGAACTAGCAAAGTCATTTTAGGAATTATTTCGGTAGCAGATTCCATTCGTCCGACTACTTATGAAACAATTCAAGAATTAAAACGAGCAGGTATTCAAGAAACTGTTATGCTAACAGGAGACAATGAAGGAACGGCTGAGCACATTGCACAGAAAGCCAAAGTAGATCTTTATTTCGCTAACTTACTTCCAGAAGATAAAGTTCATTCTGTAAAACACCTTCAATCTGAAGGAAAAACCGTAGCTATGATTGGGGACGGTATTAATGATGCCCCTGCCCTTGCTACCGCTAACCTTGGAATTGCTATGGGCGGTGCAGGGACTGATACAGCAATGGAAACGGCAGATATTGTATTAATGGCAGACAATCTTGAAAAACTTCCTTATACAATGAAACTAAGTCGTAAAGCATTGCACATAATCAAACAAAATATCTGGTTCTCATTGATTATTAAATTTATTGCCCTTGCCTTTATCTTCCCAGGTTGGCTTACTCTTTGGATTGCTGTACTAAGTGATACAGGAGCTGCACTTATTGTAATACTTAACAGTATGCGCTTATTACGAAACAAATAA
- a CDS encoding arsenic resistance protein → MSTLEKIQTFIILLAVAFGIILGQFNMIHMYSEKLIVPFLFLMLYGLFLSIPLKDIKNGFRNLKFAGTSLGINFIWTPLLAWGLGALFLSDYPALWIGFIMLMVTPCTDWYLIFTEIAKGNVALSTSILPVNLILQVLLLPVYLFLFAGVMKAIEVSVLLESIVIVLVLPFLLAHGTKFIMNKMKKTDALENKLIPFFSSAQIVFLSLAILAMFASQGKYLLKNMNVVLLLLIPVLLFFIVNFILGQFVGRIMHLSYEDTVSLSLTTLARNSPVALAIAVTAFPNEPLIALALVIGPLIELPVLASVSQVLLLIKKKQRVAEV, encoded by the coding sequence ATGAGTACTTTAGAAAAAATTCAAACATTTATCATTCTTCTAGCAGTCGCCTTCGGCATTATATTAGGTCAATTCAATATGATTCATATGTATTCAGAAAAATTGATTGTTCCCTTCTTATTTTTAATGCTTTACGGATTATTTCTCAGCATTCCATTAAAAGATATAAAAAATGGATTTCGTAATTTGAAATTTGCAGGAACAAGCCTAGGTATTAACTTTATATGGACACCACTGCTCGCTTGGGGATTAGGTGCGTTATTTCTTTCAGATTATCCAGCACTTTGGATTGGATTTATTATGTTAATGGTTACTCCATGTACAGACTGGTATTTAATTTTCACGGAGATTGCGAAAGGTAACGTAGCTCTATCTACATCCATTCTACCTGTAAATTTAATTTTACAAGTATTATTGCTTCCTGTTTATTTATTTTTATTTGCAGGTGTAATGAAGGCTATTGAAGTTTCCGTTTTATTAGAGAGCATCGTTATCGTACTTGTCTTACCATTTTTGCTAGCACACGGCACAAAATTCATTATGAATAAAATGAAAAAGACTGATGCATTAGAGAATAAGCTCATTCCATTTTTCAGTTCTGCTCAAATTGTATTTTTAAGCTTAGCAATACTAGCGATGTTTGCATCACAAGGTAAGTATTTATTAAAAAATATGAATGTTGTTCTATTATTACTTATCCCTGTATTACTATTCTTCATCGTTAACTTTATACTTGGGCAATTTGTAGGACGTATTATGCATTTATCTTATGAAGATACAGTAAGCCTTAGCTTAACAACATTAGCTAGAAATTCGCCTGTCGCTCTTGCAATTGCTGTAACAGCTTTTCCGAATGAACCTCTTATCGCACTCGCATTAGTAATTGGACCATTAATTGAACTTCCTGTACTTGCGAGTGTTTCGCAAGTATTGTTACTTATCAAGAAAAAACAGCGAGTGGCGGAAGTATAA
- a CDS encoding D-alanine--D-alanine ligase gives MRVGVIMGGVSSEKQVSLMTGEEMIAHLDKSKYEVVPIKLNDKKELVEKARNLDIALLALHGKYGEDGTIQGTLETLGVPYTGSGMLSSGMSMDKNISKKIIRYEGIQTPDWIHLSNMEELQLDELEKMGYPLVVKPNSGGSSVGVKIVYDKDSLLSSLVDVFEWDSEIVIEKYIKGEEVTCSIFDGKLLPIISIQHTAEFFDYNAKYDNATTIEEVVELPVAIHERVSEAAMACYKVLKCSVYARIDMIVKDGTPYVMEVNTLPGMTKNSLLPKSAHAAGITYGKLLDMIIETSIQVRRSEGF, from the coding sequence ATGAGAGTAGGCGTTATTATGGGAGGAGTGTCCTCCGAAAAACAAGTGTCCCTTATGACAGGGGAAGAAATGATCGCACATTTGGATAAGAGTAAGTATGAGGTTGTGCCTATTAAACTAAATGATAAAAAAGAGCTTGTTGAAAAGGCAAGAAATCTTGATATTGCTTTGTTAGCGCTTCATGGAAAATACGGGGAGGATGGCACGATTCAAGGTACACTGGAAACCCTCGGCGTTCCATATACCGGAAGTGGCATGCTATCAAGCGGTATGAGTATGGATAAAAACATTTCGAAAAAAATTATTCGTTATGAAGGCATTCAAACACCGGATTGGATTCATCTTTCGAATATGGAAGAGCTTCAGTTGGATGAATTAGAAAAAATGGGATATCCGTTAGTGGTAAAACCAAATTCGGGTGGTTCCAGTGTGGGAGTAAAAATAGTATACGATAAGGATTCTTTATTATCCTCACTTGTGGATGTATTCGAGTGGGATTCTGAAATAGTTATTGAAAAGTATATAAAGGGCGAAGAAGTTACGTGTTCTATTTTTGACGGAAAGCTTTTACCAATTATTTCGATTCAACATACGGCTGAGTTTTTTGACTATAATGCGAAATACGATAATGCCACTACGATTGAAGAAGTTGTAGAACTTCCTGTTGCAATACATGAACGTGTCTCCGAGGCTGCAATGGCATGCTATAAAGTATTAAAATGCAGTGTTTATGCCAGAATTGATATGATTGTAAAGGATGGAACCCCATATGTCATGGAGGTTAATACATTGCCGGGGATGACAAAAAATAGCTTACTGCCAAAAAGCGCTCATGCGGCGGGAATCACCTATGGCAAGCTATTGGATATGATTATTGAAACCTCCATACAGGTTAGGAGAAGTGAAGGTTTTTAA
- a CDS encoding PLP-dependent aminotransferase family protein — protein sequence MFNDFKLMDDRPVYIQLKDHLKKMIMKGHLLEQQKLPSTRELSKLLSVSRTTVLTAYADLEQEGLIYAIKGKGNFVGKVETSKTPSVELKWKEKLNEFSLLADELDLMKHGVRWEKGMISFNSIAPDEKLFDVENFKRAFLTRMSIEGDIVLNYGYAKGYKPLIDYLLHYMEMKGVDISNKDILITNGFTEGLDILLSSLAKKSGRIICENPTHHAALKLFRLHGLEVHGINMEDDGIDIRKVEQSLSETDFDFAYLIPSYHNPTGIVTSSEKRTDIMRLFSKYKIPIVEDGFNEELRYSGSHLAPLLTFAGAGNNVIYISSFSKVLFPGLRVGWILADKELIHYLESMKRARTIHTSTLDQAVLFQYLHEGYFEKYLKKAKSVYKKKYELAIQACNQHIPFKRMTGDGGLHLFIELEKEINSRTLLKKCYQKGVVFSPGDVFFTGGGGSNTFRLGFSRLKEEDIVHGIRIIGDTLKNENWELEK from the coding sequence GTGTTTAATGATTTTAAGCTTATGGATGATCGTCCTGTTTATATTCAATTAAAGGATCATTTGAAAAAAATGATTATGAAAGGACACCTGTTGGAGCAACAGAAGCTCCCATCTACCCGAGAACTTAGTAAATTATTATCGGTCAGCAGAACGACCGTTCTCACTGCTTACGCGGATTTAGAACAAGAAGGTTTAATATATGCAATAAAGGGAAAAGGAAATTTTGTAGGGAAAGTCGAAACATCCAAAACTCCATCGGTCGAACTAAAATGGAAAGAAAAGCTTAATGAATTTAGCTTGCTAGCTGATGAATTAGATTTAATGAAGCACGGTGTTCGTTGGGAAAAAGGCATGATTTCATTCAATAGCATTGCACCAGACGAAAAGCTTTTTGATGTCGAAAATTTTAAAAGGGCTTTTTTGACCCGGATGTCTATTGAAGGAGATATCGTTTTGAACTACGGATATGCAAAAGGGTATAAACCCCTAATTGATTATCTTCTTCACTATATGGAAATGAAAGGAGTAGATATTTCTAATAAGGATATTCTTATCACTAATGGCTTCACCGAGGGTCTAGATATTTTATTGTCTTCCTTAGCTAAAAAATCCGGACGTATTATTTGCGAAAATCCTACCCATCATGCCGCATTGAAGCTTTTTCGATTACATGGACTTGAAGTTCACGGAATAAATATGGAAGATGACGGCATCGATATTCGCAAAGTCGAGCAAAGTTTATCTGAAACGGATTTTGATTTTGCATATTTAATACCCTCTTATCATAATCCGACTGGGATTGTTACATCATCTGAAAAAAGAACTGATATTATGAGATTATTTTCAAAATATAAGATTCCTATTGTGGAGGATGGATTTAACGAGGAATTACGCTATTCAGGTTCGCATTTAGCACCATTATTGACTTTTGCCGGAGCTGGTAACAATGTGATCTATATTAGTAGCTTTTCAAAGGTTCTCTTCCCTGGTTTACGCGTAGGATGGATTTTAGCAGATAAGGAATTGATTCACTATCTAGAAAGTATGAAAAGAGCAAGGACTATCCACACATCTACGTTAGATCAAGCTGTTCTTTTTCAATATTTACACGAGGGGTATTTTGAAAAATATTTAAAAAAGGCTAAGTCAGTATATAAGAAAAAATATGAATTAGCCATTCAGGCATGCAATCAGCACATTCCTTTTAAAAGAATGACTGGGGATGGCGGACTTCATCTTTTTATAGAGTTAGAAAAAGAAATAAATTCGCGTACACTTTTGAAAAAATGCTATCAAAAGGGAGTTGTTTTTTCTCCTGGGGATGTTTTTTTTACGGGTGGAGGGGGAAGTAATACGTTTCGCTTAGGGTTTTCCCGGTTAAAAGAAGAAGATATTGTCCATGGAATTAGGATAATTGGTGATACCTTGAAAAACGAAAATTGGGAGTTGGAAAAATGA
- a CDS encoding ArsR/SmtB family transcription factor: protein MCNPNDLDIKAKFIRGFADKTRLQILQCMMDGEKTVSEIVEIIKGNQSNTSQHLNCLKGCGIILGRQEGKYVYYSLRNAQIKQLLTMFDVVFHEVQNEVASCDKNDACLSQKGENCHDR from the coding sequence TTGTGCAATCCAAATGATTTAGATATAAAAGCCAAATTTATTCGAGGATTTGCTGATAAAACAAGGCTTCAGATTCTTCAATGTATGATGGATGGCGAAAAAACGGTATCTGAAATTGTAGAAATTATCAAAGGAAACCAATCAAATACCTCCCAACACCTGAACTGTTTGAAGGGATGTGGCATTATTCTTGGAAGACAAGAGGGAAAGTACGTTTACTATTCTTTACGAAATGCACAAATTAAACAATTACTCACAATGTTTGATGTTGTATTTCATGAAGTACAGAACGAAGTAGCATCATGTGATAAAAACGATGCATGCTTATCTCAAAAGGGAGAGAATTGTCATGACAGATAA
- a CDS encoding SCO family protein — MKKMSLSGLLMLIFVITTLGACSDNKLRDSLNWAVEKFSFTDQNGKKFGSSELKEKVWVADFIFTSCQTVCPPMTANMAKLQKMLHTEGIKDVEFVSFSVDPEVDTPEKITEFMKVYEMDATSTHFLTGYTRPEIEKFSKNNFQALVAKPENNTQVIHGTSFYLVDKSGKVVKKYSGLQNTPYEDIIRDIKRIQ, encoded by the coding sequence ATGAAAAAAATGAGTTTAAGTGGATTGCTTATGCTAATTTTCGTAATTACGACCTTAGGAGCATGTAGTGATAATAAACTAAGAGATTCACTAAATTGGGCTGTAGAGAAGTTTTCATTTACAGATCAGAATGGAAAAAAATTCGGTTCATCTGAGTTAAAAGAAAAAGTTTGGGTAGCTGATTTTATCTTTACAAGCTGCCAAACAGTTTGCCCACCTATGACAGCCAATATGGCAAAACTTCAGAAAATGTTACATACAGAAGGAATTAAAGATGTAGAATTTGTATCATTTAGTGTAGATCCTGAAGTAGACACACCTGAAAAAATAACAGAGTTCATGAAAGTCTATGAAATGGATGCAACTAGCACTCATTTCCTCACAGGATATACACGACCAGAAATTGAAAAATTTTCTAAAAATAACTTTCAAGCGCTTGTAGCCAAACCAGAAAACAATACACAGGTTATACATGGAACGAGCTTTTATCTGGTAGACAAAAGTGGAAAAGTTGTGAAGAAATATTCAGGTCTTCAAAACACACCATATGAGGATATCATCCGAGATATTAAACGAATTCAATGA